One window of the Triticum dicoccoides isolate Atlit2015 ecotype Zavitan chromosome 3B, WEW_v2.0, whole genome shotgun sequence genome contains the following:
- the LOC119281614 gene encoding uncharacterized protein LOC119281614, with translation MGNCFKLQRASESWVDDDEWEVDVVEGKTAAGENEKTERVEVKIRVTKRQVQELLQQAARDGKGKRSTEKVLTDLINSGTVCYHDDHETRGHWRPSLQSITEAEEP, from the coding sequence ATGGGGAACTGCTTCAAGCTGCAGCGCGCCTCCGAGTCGTGGGTCGACGACGACGAGTGGGAGGTGGACGTGGTGGAGGGGAAGACGGCGGCTGGCGAGAACGAGAAGACGGAGCGGGTGGAAGTGAAGATCAGGGTGACCAAGAGGCAGGTCCAGGAGTTGCTGCAGCAGGCTGCCCGGGACGGCAAGGGGAAGAGGTCGACGGAGAAGGTGCTGACGGATCTGATCAACTCCGGCACGGTGTGCTACCACGACGATCACGAGACGAGGGGGCACTGGAGGCCGTCGCTGCAGAGCATCACCGAAGCCGAGGAGCCTTGA